A window of Tautonia plasticadhaerens contains these coding sequences:
- a CDS encoding sigma-70 family RNA polymerase sigma factor, which yields MADRRIEGVHRQIGTLYRVGRLGGEPDAELLDRFLAGPEAAAEAAFASLVERHGPMVLRISRRLLPDPNDAEDVAQAAFLLLARRAGAIRRRDSVASWLHGVTLRVSKKARSSASRRRLLERRAVEHSPRPPSAPEPGDALESRWADLHAELDRLPDALRAPLVLCYLEGRTNEQAADALRVPLRTLRRRLAQGRDRLRSRLCRADAAPLVAALAEPPRLPAAPAPWLDHTVRSALAFASGRLAAAPAASAIAVSLAQEVTRTMLRAQLLRSVAAAALLLGALGTGLGTIPLVLAGQDAPPEAPPLPPSQQPEEQEQAPSFAEVPDAIRPGDFLRPPLPGWVTDRPRTGPGRSTTLRITAAESGAPIPSARVRVWKALDDEWRITDAGGLITVEHSTGPADSNFSVDTWADGYAMQRHSFGEKPGEEIPEEATIAHQPGESLGGVVRDEQGRPVPGAVVYLWSHNYSKKDPAELLYDLPAVTGPDGRWRTGGAPETTGEILGIYITHPDYISDREYVAGREKPPIDQLRAGTAVSVLKKGAYVEGRVLDADGDPVPGALVLSTDRPDHLFSSVRDFAAVTDPDGRYRTGQLAPGTWHLVAQAPGHAPAATELEIGTAIPSVDLTLGRPRTLAVRVLDQDGAPIEGVFVNFDTWFAPPAYRCLSTFFWTDAEGRASWAGAPDDPMLVDASVNGYFGKLHDRVEPTDEEVVYTLGKSLSISGRVRDAETGEEIERAEVEVGAVDPDTGEVGQWTTKPDRIEYQWWVSDGRLNVNIPVEAESYKIRITTPGYAPFVSRAFRSDEVRVVDYAVSLQPPDEGGPVATVRFPDGEPLADARVLIARRDHGVSLRNGEADERYANINPGRPFRTGPDGSFPIPPADQPYVAVVVGDRGYAIANSEQLVESGEIQARPFARVEGRFLIGDRPGANISLNLGGSIQDPSTLRISIRSSHRTTTGADGRFAFDRVIPTEDLSIARWDEDDTPGRVLSLGEPVRVEPGETVRITSGGVGRPVVGRVAPPEDWNEPVDFTKQASATVLSDQPNAPYPPELFRGKTTLEGGYWSEWSREWLESPAGRTFGDAHRSVSVTLFPDGSFRVDDVPPGEYRLVVVAGEEEFKPSRGPFSPISRTFTVPEVPGGYSPEPIDFGVLRLRRRTIIEVGQDAPKARVTTVEGDVLDIPGDFRGRYLLLDFGTPANDQSRLSIARANGLHEQFGEDDRVSMLSLIVAEDDAETRSFVAAKGQPWPQAILGPLPNPVAEAYGVEDSSMLWGGRLPGFVLIGPDGTILSLDTYGRELAPILSEALGQ from the coding sequence ATGGCCGACCGTCGCATCGAGGGAGTCCACCGGCAGATCGGCACGCTGTATCGGGTCGGCCGCCTCGGCGGCGAGCCCGACGCCGAGCTGCTCGACCGCTTCCTCGCCGGGCCCGAGGCGGCCGCCGAGGCCGCCTTCGCCAGCCTGGTCGAGCGGCACGGGCCGATGGTCCTCCGCATCTCTCGACGACTCCTCCCGGACCCCAACGACGCCGAGGACGTCGCCCAGGCCGCCTTCCTGCTGCTCGCCCGACGCGCCGGGGCGATTCGGCGCCGGGACTCGGTCGCGAGCTGGCTCCACGGCGTCACGCTCCGGGTCTCGAAGAAGGCCCGATCCAGCGCCTCCCGGCGCCGACTCCTGGAGCGCCGGGCCGTCGAACACTCCCCCCGGCCCCCATCCGCCCCCGAGCCGGGGGACGCCCTCGAATCCCGATGGGCCGACCTCCACGCCGAGCTCGACCGCCTGCCCGACGCGCTCCGCGCCCCGCTCGTCCTCTGCTACCTCGAAGGCCGGACCAACGAGCAGGCCGCCGACGCCCTCCGCGTCCCGCTGCGCACCCTCCGCCGCCGCCTGGCGCAGGGCCGGGACCGCCTCCGCTCCCGCCTCTGCCGGGCCGACGCCGCCCCGCTGGTGGCCGCCCTGGCCGAGCCGCCCCGGCTGCCCGCCGCGCCGGCCCCCTGGCTCGACCACACCGTCCGATCCGCCCTGGCCTTCGCCTCGGGCCGCCTGGCCGCCGCCCCGGCGGCCTCGGCGATCGCCGTCTCCCTCGCCCAGGAGGTGACCCGCACCATGCTCCGCGCCCAACTCCTCCGCTCCGTCGCCGCCGCCGCCCTGCTGCTCGGCGCCCTCGGCACCGGCCTCGGCACGATCCCCCTGGTCCTCGCCGGGCAAGACGCCCCCCCCGAGGCGCCTCCTCTCCCGCCCTCGCAACAACCGGAGGAGCAGGAGCAGGCCCCCTCGTTCGCCGAGGTCCCCGACGCCATCCGGCCCGGTGATTTCCTCCGTCCCCCGCTCCCCGGCTGGGTGACCGACCGTCCCCGCACCGGCCCCGGGCGGTCGACGACCCTCCGCATCACCGCCGCCGAATCGGGGGCGCCGATCCCCTCCGCCCGGGTCCGCGTCTGGAAGGCGCTGGACGACGAATGGCGGATCACCGACGCCGGGGGCCTCATCACCGTCGAGCATTCCACCGGCCCCGCCGACTCGAACTTCTCCGTCGACACCTGGGCCGACGGCTACGCCATGCAGCGGCACTCCTTCGGGGAGAAGCCCGGGGAGGAGATCCCCGAAGAGGCGACCATCGCGCACCAGCCCGGCGAGTCGCTCGGCGGCGTCGTCCGGGACGAGCAGGGGAGGCCCGTCCCCGGGGCGGTCGTCTACCTCTGGAGCCACAACTACAGCAAGAAGGACCCCGCCGAGCTGCTCTACGACCTCCCCGCCGTCACCGGCCCCGACGGCCGGTGGCGGACCGGGGGCGCCCCCGAGACCACCGGCGAGATCCTCGGCATCTACATCACCCACCCCGACTACATCAGCGACCGCGAGTACGTCGCCGGCCGGGAGAAGCCCCCGATCGACCAGCTCCGCGCCGGCACCGCCGTCTCCGTGCTGAAGAAGGGGGCCTACGTCGAGGGCCGCGTGCTCGACGCCGACGGCGACCCCGTCCCCGGCGCCCTGGTCCTCTCGACCGATCGCCCGGACCACCTCTTCAGCTCGGTCCGCGACTTCGCCGCCGTCACGGACCCCGACGGCCGATACCGCACCGGCCAGCTCGCCCCCGGCACCTGGCACCTCGTCGCCCAGGCCCCCGGCCACGCGCCGGCGGCGACGGAGCTGGAGATCGGCACCGCGATCCCCAGCGTCGACCTGACGCTCGGCCGCCCCCGCACCCTGGCCGTCCGCGTGCTCGACCAGGACGGGGCGCCGATCGAGGGCGTGTTCGTCAATTTCGACACCTGGTTCGCCCCCCCGGCCTACCGCTGCCTGAGCACCTTCTTCTGGACCGACGCCGAGGGCCGGGCCTCCTGGGCCGGCGCTCCCGACGACCCGATGCTCGTCGACGCCAGCGTCAACGGCTACTTCGGCAAGCTCCACGACCGGGTCGAGCCGACCGACGAGGAGGTCGTCTACACCCTGGGCAAGTCGCTCTCGATCTCCGGCCGCGTCCGGGACGCCGAGACCGGCGAGGAGATCGAGCGGGCCGAGGTCGAGGTCGGCGCCGTCGACCCCGACACCGGCGAGGTCGGGCAGTGGACGACCAAACCGGATCGCATCGAATACCAGTGGTGGGTCAGCGATGGCCGGCTCAACGTCAACATCCCCGTCGAGGCCGAGTCGTACAAGATCCGGATCACGACCCCCGGCTACGCCCCGTTCGTCTCCCGGGCCTTCCGTAGCGACGAGGTCCGGGTCGTCGACTACGCCGTCTCCCTCCAGCCTCCCGACGAGGGCGGCCCCGTCGCCACCGTCCGGTTCCCCGACGGCGAGCCCCTGGCCGACGCCCGGGTCCTCATCGCCCGGCGCGACCACGGCGTCAGCCTGCGCAACGGCGAGGCCGACGAGCGGTACGCCAACATCAACCCCGGCCGCCCCTTCCGCACCGGCCCCGACGGCTCGTTCCCGATCCCCCCGGCCGATCAGCCTTACGTCGCCGTCGTCGTCGGCGACCGGGGCTACGCCATTGCGAACAGCGAGCAACTGGTCGAGTCGGGTGAGATCCAGGCCCGGCCCTTCGCCCGAGTCGAGGGCCGCTTTCTCATCGGCGACCGACCCGGAGCGAACATCTCCCTCAACCTCGGCGGTTCGATCCAGGATCCCTCGACGCTCCGCATCTCGATCCGATCCAGCCACAGGACGACCACCGGCGCCGATGGCCGCTTCGCCTTCGATCGGGTCATCCCGACGGAGGACCTGAGTATTGCCCGCTGGGACGAGGACGATACACCCGGTCGGGTCTTGTCCCTGGGCGAACCGGTTCGCGTCGAGCCCGGCGAGACGGTCCGGATCACCTCCGGCGGGGTCGGCCGCCCCGTCGTCGGCCGGGTCGCCCCGCCGGAGGACTGGAACGAGCCGGTCGACTTCACCAAGCAGGCGTCCGCAACCGTCCTGAGCGACCAGCCCAACGCGCCCTATCCGCCCGAGTTGTTCCGGGGCAAGACGACCCTGGAAGGCGGCTACTGGTCCGAGTGGTCCCGAGAGTGGCTCGAGAGTCCGGCGGGCCGCACCTTTGGGGACGCCCACCGGAGTGTCAGCGTCACCCTCTTCCCGGACGGCTCGTTCCGGGTCGACGACGTCCCCCCGGGCGAGTATCGGCTCGTGGTCGTCGCCGGGGAGGAGGAATTCAAGCCGAGCCGGGGCCCCTTCTCGCCGATCTCCCGGACCTTCACCGTGCCGGAGGTCCCCGGCGGCTACAGCCCCGAGCCGATCGACTTCGGCGTGCTCCGGCTCCGGCGCCGGACGATCATCGAGGTCGGCCAGGACGCCCCGAAGGCCCGGGTGACGACCGTCGAGGGTGACGTCCTCGACATCCCCGGAGACTTCCGGGGCCGCTATCTCCTGCTCGACTTCGGCACCCCGGCCAACGACCAGTCCCGGCTCTCAATCGCCCGCGCCAACGGCCTGCACGAGCAGTTCGGTGAGGACGACCGCGTCTCCATGCTCAGCCTGATCGTCGCCGAGGACGACGCCGAGACCCGATCCTTCGTCGCCGCCAAGGGGCAGCCCTGGCCCCAGGCCATCCTCGGCCCCCTGCCCAACCCGGTCGCCGAGGCGTACGGCGTCGAGGACTCGTCCATGCTCTGGGGCGGCCGGCTCCCCGGCTTCGTCCTGATCGGCCCCGACGGAACCATCCTCAGTCTGGACACCTACGGCCGGGAACTCGCCCCGATCCTCTCCGAGGCCCTCGGCCAATAA
- a CDS encoding putative quinol monooxygenase yields the protein MICVAVTYVVKEGREGDAVALFRELIPPTRAEPGCRMYLVHRSTTDPRRFFLYEQYDDAAALDAHRASPHFSQYVTGGLFGLLESRTPELYEPLDA from the coding sequence ATGATCTGCGTCGCCGTGACCTACGTCGTGAAGGAGGGCCGGGAGGGGGACGCCGTCGCCCTGTTCCGGGAACTCATCCCGCCCACCCGGGCCGAGCCCGGCTGCCGGATGTACCTCGTCCACCGCTCGACCACCGACCCCCGCCGCTTCTTCCTCTACGAGCAGTACGACGACGCGGCCGCCCTCGACGCCCACCGCGCCTCCCCCCACTTCTCCCAGTATGTCACCGGCGGCCTGTTCGGCCTGCTGGAGAGCCGCACCCCCGAGCTGTACGAGCCGCTCGACGCGTGA
- a CDS encoding PVC-type heme-binding CxxCH protein, producing the protein MRPTAMLATLMAMIVAPGLATGQDLVATTDPLTPEQERAALRLPPGFAIQLVASEPYIAKPMNLAFDERGRLWVTSSLDYPFPPEGGAPGRDRVTILGDFAPDGRALTVEQFADDLTIPIGLLPLSADEALVHSIPEILRLTDTDGDGKADRSEEVLGDYGFRDTHGMTNAFTMGFDGWIYACHGFSNESTVEAKDGESITMQSGNTYRFRPDGSAIEQWTWGQVNPFGLATDPLGNLWSSDCHTLPIYHLLRGAYYPSFGKPHDGLGFGPAMMNHQHGSTGIAGIVAYHADHFPEAYRGNIFIGNPVTARVNLDRIEWTGSTPRAVEQPDFIVSDDPWFRPVDLELGPDGALYIADFYNRIIGHYEVPLTHPGRDRERGRIWRVVYVGEDGHAPPPAMPREHWGAATAAELVDDLEHPNLVVRLRATHELAGRRSDASIDGALDAAMAGGSAAESRAHAMWALERRGALPADRLAASVADPSREVRVHAMKVLADRSGWDGDQRDYVLNGLRDEDPFVRRAAADALGRHPDPSAIRPLLDSWRGSDPADTHLVHVLRMALRDQLRSADAWAGLPSTLGGEDRAMLADVAVGVPTGEAAGFLLAHLNEAELPVGEAGRFVEHVARYGAEGATDEVGALARRRALGDHRVGLELLRAIHRGVQARGEELDRRARRWGADIARAHLASGSDRDVLAAIDLIGSIRLEGLTADLDALLGDPSAPEPQRLAAIDARAAIDPAGAVGPLSALLVASDEPPAVRDRAAEAIGRLGREEGQAALIEAMAVAPSRLQGTIAVALAGSRGGAEALLSGVEAGKAPAALLLEPPVQIRLNNAGVEAMASRIEALTAGLPPADEAIKALIDRRLEQFASADGPSSSPSSSGGGIDHGPGKAVFTEYCASCHKVGGEGAEVGPQLDGVGQRGPLRLMEDILNPNLNVDQAFRATTLGLADGRVLTGLLLSEEGDSLVLADAEGKPQRIPAAEVDERITAPLSPMPGNFDERIPEDEFRLLIAYLLSQRAEEGGTDK; encoded by the coding sequence ATGCGACCGACCGCGATGCTCGCGACCCTGATGGCGATGATCGTCGCCCCGGGCCTGGCGACGGGGCAGGACCTCGTCGCCACCACCGATCCCCTGACCCCGGAGCAGGAGCGGGCCGCGCTCCGGCTGCCGCCGGGGTTTGCGATCCAGCTCGTGGCGTCGGAGCCGTACATCGCCAAGCCGATGAACCTGGCGTTCGACGAGCGGGGGAGGCTCTGGGTCACCTCGTCGCTCGACTACCCGTTCCCCCCCGAGGGGGGGGCGCCGGGACGGGACCGGGTGACCATCCTCGGCGACTTCGCCCCGGACGGCCGGGCCCTGACGGTCGAGCAGTTCGCCGACGACCTGACGATCCCGATCGGCCTGCTGCCGCTCTCGGCAGACGAGGCGCTGGTGCACAGCATCCCGGAGATCCTTCGGCTGACGGACACTGACGGCGACGGCAAGGCCGACCGGAGCGAGGAGGTCCTGGGGGACTACGGCTTCCGCGACACCCACGGCATGACCAACGCCTTCACGATGGGCTTCGACGGCTGGATCTACGCCTGCCACGGGTTCTCGAACGAGTCGACGGTGGAGGCGAAGGACGGCGAGTCGATCACGATGCAGTCGGGCAACACCTACCGGTTCCGGCCCGACGGCTCGGCGATCGAGCAGTGGACCTGGGGGCAGGTGAACCCGTTCGGCCTGGCGACCGACCCGCTGGGGAACCTCTGGTCGAGCGACTGCCACACCCTGCCCATCTACCACCTGCTGCGGGGGGCCTACTACCCCAGCTTCGGCAAGCCCCACGACGGCCTCGGGTTCGGCCCGGCGATGATGAACCATCAGCACGGGTCGACGGGGATCGCCGGGATCGTGGCGTATCATGCCGACCATTTCCCGGAGGCGTATCGGGGCAACATCTTCATCGGCAACCCGGTGACCGCCCGGGTGAACCTGGACCGGATCGAGTGGACGGGCTCGACGCCACGGGCGGTCGAGCAGCCGGACTTCATCGTCAGCGACGACCCCTGGTTCCGGCCGGTCGACCTGGAACTGGGGCCGGACGGGGCGCTCTACATTGCCGACTTCTACAACCGGATCATCGGCCACTATGAAGTGCCGTTGACCCATCCCGGCCGGGACCGGGAGCGGGGGCGGATCTGGCGGGTCGTCTACGTCGGCGAGGACGGCCATGCCCCGCCGCCGGCCATGCCCCGGGAGCACTGGGGGGCGGCGACCGCCGCCGAGCTGGTCGACGACCTCGAACACCCGAACCTGGTCGTCCGGCTTCGGGCGACGCACGAGCTGGCCGGGAGGCGGTCGGACGCCTCGATCGACGGCGCCCTGGACGCGGCGATGGCGGGGGGATCGGCGGCGGAGTCGAGGGCCCACGCGATGTGGGCGCTGGAGCGTCGGGGGGCCCTGCCGGCCGACCGGCTGGCGGCCTCGGTGGCGGACCCGAGCCGGGAGGTCCGGGTCCACGCGATGAAGGTGCTGGCCGATCGCTCGGGGTGGGACGGCGACCAACGCGATTACGTGCTCAACGGCCTTCGTGATGAGGATCCGTTCGTCCGCCGAGCCGCCGCCGACGCGCTGGGGAGGCACCCGGACCCGTCGGCGATCCGGCCGCTGCTGGACTCCTGGCGGGGGAGCGACCCGGCGGACACGCACCTCGTCCACGTGCTGCGGATGGCGCTCCGGGACCAGCTCCGGTCGGCCGACGCCTGGGCCGGCCTGCCCTCGACGCTGGGCGGGGAGGACCGGGCGATGCTGGCGGACGTGGCCGTCGGCGTGCCGACCGGCGAGGCGGCGGGGTTCCTGCTGGCCCACCTGAACGAGGCCGAGTTGCCGGTCGGGGAGGCGGGCCGGTTCGTCGAGCACGTCGCCCGGTACGGGGCCGAGGGGGCGACCGATGAGGTGGGGGCGCTGGCGAGGCGGAGGGCGCTGGGCGACCACCGGGTCGGCCTGGAGCTGCTCCGGGCGATCCACCGGGGGGTGCAGGCGAGGGGCGAGGAGCTGGATCGGCGGGCGAGGCGATGGGGGGCGGACATCGCCCGGGCCCACCTGGCGTCGGGCTCCGATCGGGACGTGCTGGCGGCGATCGACCTCATCGGCTCGATCCGCCTGGAAGGGCTGACGGCCGACCTCGACGCCCTGCTCGGCGACCCGTCGGCCCCCGAGCCGCAGCGGCTGGCGGCGATCGACGCGAGGGCGGCGATCGACCCGGCCGGGGCCGTCGGGCCGCTGTCGGCGCTGCTGGTCGCCAGCGACGAGCCGCCGGCCGTGCGGGACCGGGCGGCCGAGGCGATCGGCCGGCTCGGCCGGGAGGAGGGGCAGGCGGCCCTGATCGAGGCGATGGCGGTGGCGCCGAGCCGATTGCAGGGGACGATCGCCGTGGCCCTGGCCGGCTCGAGGGGGGGGGCCGAGGCGCTGCTGTCGGGCGTCGAGGCGGGCAAGGCCCCGGCGGCCCTCCTGCTGGAGCCCCCGGTGCAGATCCGCCTGAACAACGCGGGGGTGGAGGCGATGGCCTCCCGGATCGAGGCGCTCACGGCCGGGCTCCCGCCGGCGGACGAGGCGATCAAGGCGCTGATCGATCGGCGGCTGGAGCAATTCGCATCGGCCGATGGGCCGTCGTCGTCGCCTTCGTCGTCGGGCGGCGGGATCGACCACGGGCCGGGCAAGGCCGTGTTCACCGAATACTGCGCCTCGTGCCACAAGGTCGGCGGCGAGGGGGCGGAGGTCGGGCCCCAGCTCGACGGGGTCGGCCAGCGGGGGCCGCTCCGGCTGATGGAGGACATCCTGAACCCGAATTTGAACGTGGACCAGGCGTTCCGGGCCACCACGCTCGGCCTGGCCGACGGCCGGGTCCTGACCGGGCTCTTGCTCTCCGAGGAGGGGGATTCCCTGGTCCTGGCCGACGCCGAGGGGAAGCCGCAACGCATCCCCGCGGCCGAGGTCGACGAGCGCATCACCGCCCCCCTCTCCCCCATGCCCGGCAACTTCGACGAGCGCATCCCCGAGGACGAGTTCCGCCTCCTCATCGCCTACCTGCTCTCCCAGCGGGCCGAGGAGGGCGGCACGGACAAATGA
- a CDS encoding BNR-4 repeat-containing protein: MTATSRIVPLAALIAATLAAPTARGDGPGPQPKAEGYRGIWYFNQPSGDEYKYKYSGGFATYPQQHIPIAIYSEEADITFFVFGGRPEGEDTLLMMIGAYDHATGTVPRPTILLDKQTTDAHDNPVLSIDDEGHLWVFSNAHGTGRPAFIHRSVRPFDIDEFEQVEQTNFSYGQPWHLGDDGFLFLHTRYRGGRRVLHWMASDDGRSWSEPRPLASMELGHYQISAPHGGTVGTAFNMHPEPVGLNARTNLYYVQTADAGRSWTTVEGTPVEPPMTDPAGPGLVHDYRGEGMLVYLKDLRYDAEGRPVILYLTSEGYESGPDNGPRTWRTAHWTGSAWRIRPVTTSDHNYDFGSLYVEPDGTWRLIAPTDPGPQPFGTGGEVVMWTSGDEGESWDRVKALTPESEYNHTYVRRPVDAHPGFYALWADGHARQPSPSRLYFTDREGSRVWRLPGRIDGDRARPEVVRWGEGG, encoded by the coding sequence ATGACCGCAACGAGCCGGATCGTCCCCCTCGCCGCGCTGATCGCAGCGACCCTCGCCGCCCCGACCGCCCGAGGGGACGGCCCGGGGCCGCAGCCGAAGGCGGAGGGCTACCGGGGGATCTGGTACTTCAACCAGCCGTCGGGCGACGAGTACAAATACAAGTACAGCGGCGGTTTCGCCACGTACCCGCAGCAGCATATCCCGATCGCGATCTACTCCGAGGAGGCGGACATCACGTTCTTCGTCTTCGGCGGCCGGCCGGAGGGTGAGGACACGCTGTTGATGATGATCGGCGCCTATGATCACGCCACCGGCACCGTCCCCCGGCCGACGATCCTGCTGGACAAGCAGACGACCGACGCGCACGACAACCCGGTGCTCAGCATCGACGACGAGGGCCACCTCTGGGTCTTCTCCAACGCCCACGGGACCGGGCGCCCGGCGTTCATCCACCGGAGCGTCCGGCCGTTCGACATCGACGAATTCGAGCAGGTCGAGCAGACGAACTTCTCCTACGGCCAGCCCTGGCACCTGGGGGACGACGGCTTCCTGTTCCTGCACACCCGGTATCGGGGTGGGCGCCGCGTCCTGCACTGGATGGCCAGCGACGACGGCCGGTCGTGGTCCGAGCCCCGGCCGCTCGCCTCCATGGAGCTGGGCCACTACCAGATCAGCGCCCCGCATGGGGGGACCGTCGGCACCGCCTTCAACATGCACCCGGAACCCGTCGGCCTGAACGCCCGGACGAACCTGTATTACGTCCAGACCGCCGACGCCGGCCGGTCGTGGACGACCGTCGAGGGCACCCCCGTCGAGCCCCCGATGACCGACCCGGCCGGCCCGGGACTGGTGCACGACTACCGGGGCGAAGGGATGCTCGTCTACCTGAAGGACCTTCGCTACGACGCCGAAGGCCGCCCGGTGATCCTCTACCTCACGAGCGAGGGGTACGAATCCGGCCCGGACAACGGCCCCCGGACCTGGCGGACCGCGCACTGGACGGGCTCGGCCTGGCGGATCCGACCGGTGACGACCTCGGATCATAATTATGATTTCGGGTCGCTCTACGTCGAGCCCGACGGCACCTGGCGCCTCATCGCCCCCACCGACCCCGGCCCCCAGCCCTTCGGCACCGGGGGCGAGGTGGTGATGTGGACGAGCGGCGACGAGGGGGAGTCCTGGGACCGCGTCAAGGCGCTCACGCCCGAGAGCGAATACAACCACACCTACGTCCGGCGCCCCGTCGACGCCCACCCCGGGTTCTACGCCCTCTGGGCCGACGGCCACGCCCGGCAGCCCTCTCCGTCCCGCCTCTACTTCACCGACCGGGAGGGCTCGCGGGTCTGGCGCCTGCCCGGGCGGATCGACGGCGATCGGGCCCGGCCGGAGGTCGTGCGGTGGGGCGAGGGAGGATGA
- a CDS encoding Uma2 family endonuclease: MPSTAAASRPAEPPMEPITVPMFRAMVRSGIIGEKEPVYLWKGRLARRMAPNRPHSIAVDRCRRALEGILPQGYHVQQEQPVAMRGQHSTPEPGLAVLRGRPEDYPTEFPTTADMPLAVEVADSSLAIDRDQSDDLALEGVRVYLIVDLKGRRVEARDGPKDGTYQRVTTFGEDADLPVVVDGRQVGLVRVRDLLP, translated from the coding sequence ATGCCGTCGACCGCCGCGGCCTCGAGGCCCGCCGAGCCGCCGATGGAGCCGATCACCGTGCCGATGTTCCGGGCGATGGTGCGCTCGGGGATCATCGGCGAGAAGGAGCCGGTTTATCTCTGGAAGGGGAGGCTGGCCCGCCGCATGGCCCCGAACCGCCCGCACTCGATCGCCGTCGATCGCTGCCGACGAGCCCTGGAGGGGATCCTGCCGCAGGGGTACCACGTCCAGCAGGAGCAACCCGTGGCGATGCGAGGCCAGCACAGCACGCCCGAGCCGGGCCTGGCCGTCCTCCGGGGCCGGCCGGAGGATTATCCGACGGAGTTCCCGACCACGGCCGACATGCCGTTGGCCGTCGAGGTGGCCGACTCGTCCCTCGCCATCGACCGCGACCAGTCCGACGACCTGGCCCTCGAAGGCGTGCGGGTTTATCTGATCGTCGACCTCAAGGGCCGTCGGGTCGAGGCCCGGGACGGCCCGAAGGACGGGACCTATCAACGCGTAACGACCTTCGGCGAGGACGCCGACCTGCCGGTCGTCGTCGACGGCCGGCAGGTCGGCCTCGTCCGGGTCCGGGACCTCCTGCCCTGA
- a CDS encoding VOC family protein → MASVEKAGRAGTTITPYLTVRGAERAVAFYREAFGAEEAYRMAAPGGTLLHAEVRIGEASFYLSDEFPDMGAHSPEALGGSPVVIHLSIADVDATFARAVAAGATPTMPPADMFWGDRFAKIKDPFGHCWSLASPIEEVGQEEAQARADRVFAAQPCEN, encoded by the coding sequence ATGGCGAGCGTCGAGAAGGCGGGGCGGGCCGGGACCACGATCACGCCGTACCTGACGGTCCGGGGGGCCGAGCGGGCGGTGGCGTTCTACCGGGAGGCGTTCGGGGCCGAGGAGGCGTACCGGATGGCCGCGCCGGGGGGCACGCTGCTGCACGCCGAGGTGAGGATCGGCGAGGCGTCGTTCTACCTCAGCGACGAGTTCCCCGACATGGGGGCGCACAGCCCCGAGGCCCTGGGCGGCTCCCCCGTGGTGATCCACCTGTCGATCGCCGACGTGGACGCCACCTTCGCCCGGGCCGTCGCCGCCGGGGCCACCCCGACCATGCCCCCGGCCGACATGTTCTGGGGCGACCGCTTCGCCAAGATCAAGGACCCCTTCGGCCACTGCTGGTCGCTGGCCAGCCCGATCGAGGAGGTCGGCCAGGAGGAGGCCCAGGCCCGCGCCGACCGCGTCTTCGCGGCCCAGCCCTGCGAGAATTGA